A genomic region of Capnocytophaga canimorsus contains the following coding sequences:
- a CDS encoding lipopolysaccharide biosynthesis protein translates to MSGLRTLFKHTFIYGLATVLPRIISVILTPLYVYQLPKSDYGIYSVLMVYLILGNVLLSYGMETAFFRFMNREENPQKVQSTALTSVTLTTLVFFIVAWFLREHIAHYLNYEVAFIQYAIAILALDALVVIPFAWFRNAGKPVAYAAIKIGNVLVNLFLNLFFFLVLPKMALGEPMASYFDFENKVHYIFIANLVASLLTFLVLLPLYVKIKFAFYPRLWRAMFAYAFPVLIAGIAFSINEGFDRVFLRKLLPSETADATIGIYAACYKLGMFMTLFVTAYKLGVEPFFFNKARDKSAPQTYATITYYFTIFGAFVLLFITVYTDLFKRILVPDPAYWEALWIVPIILLANLCLGIYHSLSVWYKITDRTSYGAYISIFGAIVTLVGNYALIPILSYKGAALATLLAYGTMMLLSYFIGQYKYPIPYPMKKIGLFLGVSTGASVLAFYVFDRNLWVGSFFVVGYLLLVFSLEGKQLIRLANSRD, encoded by the coding sequence ATGTCTGGACTGAGAACCCTTTTTAAACATACTTTCATCTACGGATTGGCAACGGTGCTTCCGCGTATAATTAGTGTGATTTTAACGCCTTTGTACGTCTATCAACTTCCTAAATCCGACTACGGAATTTACTCCGTGCTGATGGTGTACCTCATTTTAGGCAACGTGTTACTTTCCTACGGTATGGAAACTGCCTTCTTCCGATTTATGAATCGGGAAGAAAATCCTCAAAAGGTACAATCAACAGCACTAACTTCGGTTACTCTTACTACATTGGTGTTCTTTATTGTTGCTTGGTTTTTGCGTGAGCACATCGCTCACTACTTAAATTATGAAGTTGCTTTTATACAATATGCTATTGCCATTCTTGCCCTCGATGCTTTGGTGGTTATTCCCTTTGCTTGGTTTCGTAATGCAGGAAAACCGGTGGCTTATGCCGCTATTAAGATAGGAAATGTACTGGTAAACCTCTTTTTAAATCTGTTTTTCTTTTTAGTTTTACCCAAAATGGCACTCGGCGAACCAATGGCATCGTATTTTGATTTTGAAAATAAAGTACATTATATATTTATAGCCAATTTGGTGGCAAGTTTACTGACCTTTTTGGTGCTTTTACCTTTATATGTGAAGATTAAATTTGCCTTTTATCCTCGGCTTTGGCGTGCGATGTTCGCTTATGCTTTTCCGGTGCTTATTGCCGGTATTGCCTTTTCGATTAACGAAGGATTTGACCGTGTTTTCTTACGGAAATTACTTCCCTCCGAAACCGCCGATGCAACCATCGGTATTTATGCCGCTTGTTATAAGCTCGGTATGTTTATGACCTTGTTCGTAACGGCTTATAAGTTGGGGGTAGAGCCTTTTTTCTTTAATAAGGCTCGTGATAAGTCAGCACCACAAACCTATGCTACCATTACCTACTACTTTACGATTTTCGGAGCATTCGTTTTACTTTTTATAACCGTTTATACCGATTTATTTAAGCGGATTTTAGTCCCCGACCCCGCTTATTGGGAAGCCCTTTGGATTGTTCCGATAATTCTGTTGGCAAATCTTTGCTTGGGTATTTACCATAGCCTATCGGTTTGGTATAAAATTACCGACAGAACCAGCTATGGGGCGTACATTTCCATATTTGGGGCGATAGTAACATTGGTAGGAAATTATGCTTTAATCCCCATACTGAGTTATAAGGGAGCGGCATTGGCAACGTTACTTGCCTATGGTACGATGATGTTACTTTCTTATTTCATCGGGCAGTACAAATATCCGATACCCTATCCGATGAAAAAGATAGGACTTTTTTTAGGTGTAAGCACAGGGGCATCAGTATTAGCATTTTATGTTTTCGACCGAAACCTTTGGGTGGGAAGCTTTTTTGTGGTGGGTTACTTACTTTTGGTGTTTTCTTTGGAAGGAAAACAACTTATACGGTTGGCTAATAGTCGGGATTAA
- a CDS encoding 5-formyltetrahydrofolate cyclo-ligase produces the protein MDKSSLRKQYKSLRAGLSPQEQNTKSIAIAQRILQLPIWHLEVFHIFLPIKHFGEVDTQYVIHILQDKNKKIVLPKTDFSTRKLTHILLTPKTIFFQNQWGITEPQTGLEIAPEAIEVVFVPLLTYDTKGNRVGYGKGFYDDFLSQCSPKTLKIGLSFFAPVQNIEDVSNDDIPLDYCVTPEQIYQF, from the coding sequence ATGGATAAATCTTCTTTGCGCAAACAGTACAAATCTTTAAGGGCAGGGCTTTCTCCTCAAGAACAAAATACAAAAAGTATAGCCATTGCCCAACGAATTTTGCAGTTACCTATTTGGCATTTGGAGGTGTTTCATATCTTTTTGCCTATCAAACATTTTGGGGAAGTAGATACCCAATATGTGATTCATATTTTACAGGATAAAAATAAAAAAATAGTACTACCCAAAACTGATTTTAGTACTCGAAAGCTTACACATATTTTGCTTACACCAAAAACTATTTTTTTTCAAAATCAATGGGGAATTACAGAGCCTCAAACAGGATTAGAAATTGCTCCTGAAGCTATTGAGGTAGTTTTTGTTCCCTTACTTACTTATGATACAAAGGGAAACCGAGTGGGTTATGGGAAAGGATTCTACGATGATTTTTTGAGTCAATGCTCTCCAAAAACGTTAAAAATAGGACTTTCTTTTTTTGCTCCCGTCCAAAATATAGAAGACGTTTCCAATGACGATATTCCACTTGATTATTGTGTAACTCCCGAGCAGATTTATCAGTTTTGA
- a CDS encoding RluA family pseudouridine synthase produces MKPIFDDDLEKDDELYEHYSFKAGKGQEPLRVDKFLMNFVENATRNKIQQAAKQGNIFVNGCAVKSNHRVKANDEVKVMFEHPPHEYLLTPEPIALDVVYEDEALLVVNKPAGMVVHPGHGNYSGTLINALIYHFENLPNNSSNRPGLVHRIDKDTSGLLVIAKTEAAMNHLALQFFHKTSEREYVALVWGNVEQDEGTIRGHIGRHLKDRLLMDVFEDGSYGKEAVTHYKVLERFGYVTLISCRLETGRTHQIRVHMKHLGHPLFNDERYGGDKIRKGTTFVKYKQFVENCFKILPRQALHAKTLGFEHPSGKGFLRFDSSLPDDMQQCIEKWRQYSKNQGL; encoded by the coding sequence ATGAAACCTATCTTCGATGACGATTTAGAAAAGGACGATGAACTATACGAACATTACAGCTTTAAAGCAGGTAAAGGGCAAGAACCTTTACGCGTGGATAAGTTTTTGATGAATTTTGTGGAAAACGCCACCCGAAATAAAATACAACAAGCTGCCAAGCAAGGAAATATCTTCGTTAACGGCTGTGCGGTAAAGTCCAATCACCGTGTGAAAGCCAATGATGAGGTAAAAGTAATGTTTGAACATCCTCCGCACGAATATTTGCTCACTCCAGAGCCTATTGCTCTTGATGTGGTTTATGAAGATGAAGCTCTTTTGGTGGTTAATAAACCTGCGGGTATGGTGGTGCACCCAGGTCACGGTAATTATAGCGGTACGCTTATCAATGCACTCATTTATCACTTCGAAAATCTGCCTAATAATAGTAGTAATCGTCCCGGTTTGGTACATCGTATTGATAAGGATACGTCGGGCTTGTTGGTTATTGCCAAAACAGAAGCTGCGATGAATCATTTGGCGTTACAATTCTTTCATAAGACTTCCGAAAGGGAATATGTGGCGTTGGTATGGGGCAATGTGGAGCAAGATGAAGGAACTATTCGTGGTCATATCGGTAGGCATTTGAAAGACCGATTGCTTATGGATGTTTTTGAAGATGGCAGTTACGGAAAGGAGGCCGTTACGCACTACAAAGTTTTGGAACGATTTGGCTACGTAACACTTATTTCGTGTCGTTTGGAAACTGGGCGAACTCATCAAATACGTGTGCATATGAAGCACTTAGGGCATCCGCTTTTTAATGACGAACGCTACGGAGGAGATAAAATACGCAAAGGAACTACCTTTGTTAAGTATAAGCAATTCGTTGAAAATTGTTTTAAGATACTGCCGCGTCAGGCATTACACGCCAAAACGCTGGGCTTTGAGCATCCTTCGGGGAAAGGTTTTTTACGTTTTGACTCTTCGCTACCTGATGATATGCAACAATGTATTGAAAAATGGCGTCAGTATAGTAAAAATCAAGGTTTATAA
- a CDS encoding aconitate hydratase: MAFDIEMIKKVYERMGERIDKARELTQRPLTLTEKILYAHLWDGNPTRVFERSKDYVDFAPDRIACQDATAQMALLQFMHAGKAKVAVPTTVHCDHLIQAKVDASTDLKRANETSCEVFNFLESVSNKYGIGFWKPGAGIIHQVVLENYAFPGGMMIGTDSHTVNAGGLGMIAIGVGGADAVDVMAGMPWELKFPKLIGIKLTGKLNGWTAPKDVILKVAGILTVKGGTGAIIEYFGEGAEAMSCTGKGTICNMGAEVGATTSTFGYDASMERYLISTGRADVAEAANKIKHHLTADPEVYAQPEKYFDQVIEINLSQLEPHLNGPFTPDLATPISKMKEEAAKNDWPLKVEVGLIGSCTNSSYEDISRAASLAKQVADKKLKTKAKFTITPGSEQVRYTIERDGFIDTFDKIGATVFANACGPCIGMWDREGAEKQERNTIVHSFNRNFAKRADGNPNTLAFVGSPEIVTALAIAGRLDFNPITDKLVNENGEEVSLDEPTGFELPPKGFAVEDAGYIAPAEDGSQVKVIVNPDSERLQLLAPFPAWDGKNITGAKLLIKAQGKCTTDHISMAGPWLRFRGHLDNIANNTLIGAVNAFNGKTNSVKNQLTGQYAPVPEVQRAYKAAQVASIVVGDQNYGEGSSREHAAMQPRHLGVRAVLVKSFARIHETNLKKQGMLALTFSKESDYDLIQEDDTFNFLDLTEFAPNKPLTLEIVHKDGSKDLIKVNHTYNEGQIAWFKAGSALNLIAASAQ; this comes from the coding sequence ATGGCTTTTGATATTGAAATGATCAAGAAAGTGTATGAGCGTATGGGTGAGCGTATTGATAAAGCACGTGAACTGACCCAACGTCCGCTAACACTGACCGAAAAAATCCTTTACGCTCATCTTTGGGACGGAAACCCAACCCGAGTGTTTGAACGTAGCAAAGACTATGTAGATTTTGCCCCCGACAGAATCGCCTGTCAAGATGCTACGGCACAAATGGCACTATTGCAATTTATGCACGCTGGAAAAGCAAAAGTTGCTGTACCAACTACCGTACATTGCGACCACTTGATACAGGCAAAAGTAGATGCCTCTACCGATTTGAAACGCGCCAATGAAACCAGTTGCGAAGTGTTTAACTTTTTAGAATCCGTTTCTAATAAGTACGGTATTGGTTTTTGGAAACCTGGCGCAGGAATTATCCATCAGGTAGTCCTTGAAAACTATGCTTTTCCTGGCGGAATGATGATTGGTACCGACTCGCACACGGTAAATGCTGGAGGTTTAGGAATGATAGCCATCGGGGTGGGCGGTGCCGACGCTGTTGATGTTATGGCAGGTATGCCTTGGGAACTGAAATTCCCGAAGCTCATCGGAATAAAACTCACTGGAAAATTAAATGGTTGGACTGCACCAAAAGATGTTATCTTAAAGGTCGCCGGAATTTTAACCGTAAAAGGAGGTACAGGGGCTATTATTGAATACTTTGGTGAAGGAGCTGAAGCGATGTCTTGCACTGGAAAAGGAACCATTTGTAATATGGGAGCAGAAGTAGGAGCAACTACTTCTACATTTGGATATGATGCCTCTATGGAACGTTACCTAATTTCAACAGGACGCGCCGATGTAGCTGAGGCTGCTAATAAAATCAAACATCACCTAACTGCCGACCCTGAAGTATATGCACAACCTGAAAAATATTTCGACCAAGTTATCGAAATCAATCTTTCTCAACTAGAACCTCACCTTAACGGACCTTTCACGCCAGATTTAGCCACGCCCATTTCGAAAATGAAGGAAGAAGCCGCCAAAAACGATTGGCCTTTGAAAGTAGAAGTAGGCTTAATCGGTTCGTGTACAAACTCTTCCTATGAAGATATTTCCAGAGCCGCTTCATTAGCTAAACAAGTTGCCGACAAAAAACTAAAAACAAAAGCCAAATTTACCATCACACCAGGTTCTGAACAAGTACGATATACCATCGAACGTGACGGGTTCATCGATACTTTTGATAAAATCGGAGCTACCGTTTTTGCTAATGCCTGCGGACCTTGCATCGGGATGTGGGACAGAGAAGGTGCTGAAAAACAGGAACGAAACACCATCGTACATTCTTTCAATCGTAATTTTGCTAAACGTGCCGATGGTAATCCTAATACTTTAGCCTTCGTAGGGTCGCCCGAAATCGTTACGGCTCTTGCCATTGCTGGAAGATTAGATTTCAACCCCATTACCGACAAACTGGTAAATGAAAATGGTGAAGAAGTATCACTTGATGAGCCTACTGGTTTTGAACTCCCTCCAAAAGGATTTGCCGTAGAAGATGCTGGATACATAGCACCAGCTGAAGACGGCAGCCAAGTGAAAGTTATAGTAAACCCTGACTCTGAACGTTTGCAGCTACTCGCTCCTTTCCCTGCTTGGGACGGCAAGAATATCACTGGAGCCAAACTACTCATTAAGGCACAAGGCAAATGTACCACCGACCACATTTCAATGGCAGGACCTTGGCTTCGTTTCCGCGGACATTTGGACAATATTGCCAACAACACCCTTATCGGAGCGGTAAATGCCTTCAACGGAAAAACCAATTCGGTAAAAAACCAACTCACTGGTCAGTATGCTCCCGTTCCAGAGGTACAACGCGCTTATAAAGCAGCCCAAGTAGCCTCTATAGTTGTAGGCGATCAAAATTACGGAGAAGGTTCATCAAGAGAACACGCCGCAATGCAACCACGTCATTTGGGAGTACGTGCTGTTTTGGTAAAATCTTTTGCTCGAATCCACGAAACCAATCTCAAAAAACAAGGAATGCTTGCTCTTACTTTTTCCAAAGAAAGCGACTACGATTTAATTCAGGAAGATGATACTTTCAACTTCTTAGACTTAACAGAGTTCGCACCCAACAAGCCTCTAACTCTGGAAATAGTACATAAAGATGGCTCAAAAGACCTCATCAAAGTAAATCATACTTATAACGAAGGTCAAATTGCTTGGTTTAAAGCAGGAAGTGCCCTAAACTTGATTGCTGCATCTGCACAATAA
- a CDS encoding DMT family transporter has translation MHWFYLLLAGLLEVSFVFCLGKARESVSQQMYWWYVGFGISLTGSMWLMMRAIQHIPLGTAYAVWTGIGAAGSVIIGMLFFKDPITFWRVFFLFTLIASIVGLKYISG, from the coding sequence ATGCACTGGTTTTATTTGCTTTTAGCAGGGTTGTTGGAGGTTTCCTTTGTTTTTTGTTTGGGTAAAGCTCGAGAAAGTGTTTCACAGCAGATGTATTGGTGGTATGTGGGCTTTGGTATTTCTTTAACGGGGAGTATGTGGTTGATGATGCGTGCCATACAGCATATTCCTTTAGGAACGGCTTACGCGGTTTGGACGGGTATCGGAGCGGCGGGCTCGGTCATCATCGGAATGCTATTTTTTAAAGACCCTATCACCTTTTGGCGTGTCTTTTTCTTATTTACCCTAATAGCTTCCATTGTTGGGCTAAAATACATCTCAGGATAA
- a CDS encoding MFS transporter encodes MSNAWKIAFIGTIIHLFLGTVYAWSFFQVPIMELTQWNNLQTTMAFSLTILSLGITASWAGGKLERYGTTKLTIMGGLLFGLGYILASLALERTHLWGFYVSFGLVSGCGLGLAYVTPVAVVSQWFSKKQGLATGMVVMGFGLGAFLMSKILAPLFFELTGQNVALSFRYFGIGFMLIIPLLGMFLKLPTNINSSHHSVNEITSTQKSSGKALLIWLIFTLNIIVGMIFLSFQSPLLQELILKEEASVSKETLTAAGATLIAVSAFFNGIGRLLWASLSDKIGRIIAFRWLIALEVICFSLLIVTQNVVLFCVLVCLVLLCYGGGFGILPSLIKDEFGAERMPKIYGIMLTGWGIGGVIGALSTAFLKDTFAHSAGMYAFCAGLVTVIIALAISFLVKVRKP; translated from the coding sequence ATGTCAAACGCTTGGAAAATAGCCTTTATAGGCACGATTATTCACTTATTTTTAGGAACCGTTTACGCTTGGAGTTTTTTTCAAGTACCTATTATGGAACTTACTCAATGGAACAACCTGCAGACCACTATGGCTTTTAGCCTAACGATACTTTCTTTGGGTATAACAGCATCTTGGGCAGGCGGAAAATTAGAACGCTATGGCACTACCAAATTAACCATAATGGGCGGATTACTCTTTGGATTAGGCTATATACTTGCTTCCTTAGCTTTGGAGCGAACTCATTTATGGGGCTTCTATGTAAGTTTTGGATTAGTAAGCGGATGCGGACTTGGTTTAGCTTACGTAACTCCAGTGGCTGTAGTTAGCCAATGGTTTAGTAAAAAGCAAGGTTTGGCTACTGGAATGGTAGTAATGGGATTTGGTTTAGGCGCTTTTTTGATGTCTAAAATTTTAGCTCCTCTCTTTTTTGAACTTACTGGGCAAAATGTAGCCTTGAGCTTTCGGTATTTCGGAATTGGTTTTATGCTGATTATTCCGCTACTGGGTATGTTTTTAAAACTTCCAACAAACATCAACTCATCGCATCATTCAGTTAACGAAATTACTTCAACACAAAAAAGTTCAGGGAAAGCTCTGCTAATTTGGCTTATCTTTACATTAAATATCATCGTAGGAATGATATTTTTATCCTTCCAGTCCCCACTTTTACAGGAATTGATACTAAAAGAAGAGGCTTCTGTTTCAAAAGAAACGCTTACTGCAGCAGGAGCTACTCTTATTGCAGTGAGTGCTTTTTTTAACGGTATTGGAAGATTGCTTTGGGCAAGTCTCTCGGATAAAATTGGGCGAATAATTGCCTTCCGTTGGCTCATCGCCCTTGAAGTTATTTGCTTTTCGCTGCTTATAGTTACCCAAAATGTAGTTTTATTTTGTGTTTTAGTTTGCCTTGTGTTGCTGTGTTATGGCGGTGGTTTCGGCATACTTCCTTCACTGATTAAAGACGAGTTCGGAGCTGAAAGAATGCCCAAAATTTATGGGATTATGCTTACAGGTTGGGGCATTGGTGGAGTAATCGGTGCACTTTCTACGGCTTTTTTAAAGGATACTTTTGCTCATAGTGCTGGAATGTACGCCTTTTGTGCAGGGCTTGTTACCGTGATTATAGCTTTGGCAATCAGTTTTCTTGTAAAAGTAAGAAAGCCATAA